Proteins from one Cicer arietinum cultivar CDC Frontier isolate Library 1 chromosome 3, Cicar.CDCFrontier_v2.0, whole genome shotgun sequence genomic window:
- the LOC101510020 gene encoding uncharacterized protein: MAANYENILSLSLRSTSEVYGGNDSPRVGVCSLCHKALSSDDEITGDLATGGVCGDCKFLLLEDFIPSTRRRLRGRLRHSSFESVDNILSQHAGQNHSSASVEEDQLVDGDNSAWSLQYASANTTPSGSRSWRQVLSDTDSDGFDSWCSLYGDNESSSSFRQYMGPHSETDSLSFSVYGGDSDISMDRHSFVGIGTFNLPDEGDEFDSDTDIDPMHAGLGQWNSDEDEEDEEEEEEGEGEGEREWDLPEVDEAEAARLHILLTSSPSESRSLINWEQRINATESEGIFSQIIRETWLALDDAELPHGANFGDFLDTRRFDDLFESFAENDSSRRGAPPAAASFVNNLPRVVISEEHKNHDELVCAICKDVLALGTKVNQLPCSHLYHSHCILPWLKTRNSCPLCRYELPTDDKDYEEGKQNNDGRNVIIERQQLLVIDDSFSDVSEVFEDDVTATHDTSNSSVVRGGRGRWLFLAAAPIVSLVGMVIVLWLGSNSQIEGTRHSSTRYLSMQNQQGVHDYGSQNSRENRSRRWWCPF, encoded by the coding sequence ATGGCTGCAAATTATGAGAATATCTTGTCACTGTCATTGAGGTCTACTTCAGAGGTTTACGGGGGAAATGATTCTCCCCGGGTTGGAGTATGTTCTCTTTGCCACAAGGCCTTATCGTCTGATGATGAGATAACAGGTGATCTTGCAACTGGTGGTGTATGTGGTGATTGTAAATTTCTATTGCTTGAAGACTTTATACCAAGCACTCGAAGGAGGCTTAGAGGTAGACTCAGACACAGTAGTTTTGAATCGgttgataatattttatcacAACATGCTGGACAAAACCATTCTTCTGCATCTGTAGAGGAAGATCAACTTGTAGATGGTGACAACTCTGCATGGTCATTGCAGTATGCTAGTGCAAATACTACTCCTAGTGGGTCTAGAAGCTGGAGGCAGGTTCTCTCGGATACCGACAGTGATGGTTTTGATAGTTGGTGCTCTCTTTATGGTGATAATGAATCGAGTTCGAGTTTTAGACAGTATATGGGTCCCCACAGTGAGACTGATTCTTTATCTTTTAGTGTTTACGGAGGTGACTCGGATATCTCGATGGATAGACACAGTTTTGTAGGCATTGGAACTTTTAATTTACCTGATGAGGGAGATGAGTTTGATAGTGACACTGACATAGATCCAATGCATGCTGGCCTCGGTCAATGGAACTCGGATGAAGATGAGGAGGAtgaggaagaggaagaggagGGGGAGGGGGAGGGAGAAAGGGAATGGGACCTACCCGAGGTTGACGAAGCTGAAGCTGCTCGTCTTCATATTCTTTTAACCTCAAGTCCAAGTGAGAGCAGGAGCCTAATTAATTGGGAACAAAGGATTAATGCTACTGAGTCCGAGGGAATATTTAGTCAAATAATCAGGGAAACTTGGTTAGCTTTGGACGATGCTGAATTACCTCATGGAGCTAACTTTGGAGATTTCCTCGATACTAGACGCTTCGATGATCTGTTCGAGAGTTTTGCTGAAAATGACAGCTCAAGACGAGGAGCACCTCCTGCTGCTGCATCGTTTGTAAATAATCTGCCTCGTGTAGTCATTAGCGAGGAACACAAGAATCACGACGAACTAGTTTGTGCCATCTGCAAGGATGTTTTGGCCCTTGGCACCAAAGTAAACCAGCTTCCTTGTTCTCACCTTTACCATTCTCATTGCATTTTGCCATGGCTGAAGACACGTAATTCATGCCCTCTTTGTCGGTATGAGCTTCCAACCGATGATAAGGATTATGAAGAGGGAAAACAGAACAATGATGGTAGAAATGTGATCATTGAGAGACAGCAACTACTTGTGATCGACGATAGCTTCTCTGATGTTTCTGAAGTGTTTGAAGATGATGTTACCGCTACTCATGATACCTCGAATTCTTCTGTGGTAAGAGGCGGTAGAGGAAGATGGTTGTTTCTTGCTGCAGCTCCAATTGTTAGTCTTGTCGGCATGGTTATCGTACTATGGTTAGGTAGTAACTCTCAGATTGAAGGGACCAGACATTCGAGCACTCGCTATTTATCCATGCAAAATCAGCAAGGTGTTCACGATTATGGTTCTCAGAACTCAAGGGAGAACAGAAGCAGAAGATGGTGGTGTCCATTCTAA
- the LOC101510340 gene encoding uncharacterized protein: MARNEEKAQSMLNRFITMKAEEKKKPKERRPFLASECRDLNEADKWRQQIMRDIGRKVAEIQNEGLGEHRLRDLNDEINKLIREKSHWERRIVELGGPNYARHSAKMTDLDGNIVDVPNPSGRGPGYRYFGAAKKLPGVRELFEKPPELRKRRTRYDIYKRINAAYYGYRDDEDGILERLEAPAENAMRREAAEEWHRLDMIRKEARKAVRSGEVAEVSASAREILHEEEEDVVEEERKKEREMRERFDEKEREFVVHVPLPDEKEIERMVLQKKKTDLLNRYVSEVLMEEQTEAKDMLNIQR, encoded by the coding sequence ATGGCTCGTAATGAAGAGAAGGCACAATCGATGCTCAACCGTTTCATCACCATGAAGGCGGAGGAGAAGAAAAAACCAAAAGAACGCCGTCCCTTTCTAGCCTCAGAGTGCCGTGACCTCAACGAAGCCGACAAATGGCGCCAACAGATCATGCGTGATATCGGTCGCAAAGTCGCCGAGATCCAAAATGAAGGTCTCGGTGAACACCGCCTCCGCGACCTCAATGACGAAATCAACAAACTAATTCGTGAAAAATCTCATTGGGAGCGCCGCATTGTTGAACTCGGCGGTCCAAATTATGCTCGCCACTCTGCTAAAATGACCGATCTTGACGGCAACATTGTAGACGTTCCAAACCCTAGCGGTCGTGGCCCTGGCTACCGTTACTTTGGTGCTGCCAAAAAACTCCCTGGTGTCCGCGAGCTTTTTGAAAAACCACCGGAGCTTCGCAAGCGTCGAACTCGCTATGACATCTATAAGCGCATCAATGCAGCTTATTATGGTTACCGTGATGATGAAGACGGGATCCTCGAACGCCTTGAGGCGCCTGCTGAAAATGCTATGCGGCGTGAGGCTGCCGAAGAGTGGCACCGTCTTGATATGATAAGGAAGGAGGCTAGGAAAGCTGTTCGGAGTGGGGAGGTTGCTGAGGTTTCAGCGTCTGCTAGGGAGATACTTCACGAGGAGGAGGAAGATGTGGTGGAGGAGGAGAGGAAGAAGGAAAGGGAGATGAGGGAGAGGTTTGATGAGAAGGAGAGGGAATTTGTGGTGCATGTGCCGTTGCCCGATGAGAAGGAGATTGAGAGGATGGTGTTGCAGAAGAAGAAGACAGACCTGTTGAATAGGTATGTTAGTGAGGTTCTCATGGAGGAGCAGACGGAAGCCAAGGACATGCTTAACATTCAGCGATAA